The following are encoded together in the Geobacter sulfurreducens PCA genome:
- a CDS encoding NAD(P)H-quinone oxidoreductase produces the protein MKAVLLDGFGGLDVLKVGEAERPKPAEGQVLVKVVATSVNRPDLVQREGKYPPPPGDSEILGLEVSGTIEELGPGVTGWQVGDRVMSLVGGGGYAEYAVAYASHLMRIPESMSFEEAACVCESYITAFLNVFMIGGLKDNNSVILHGGGGGVNTAGIQLCKALVPNTKIVATAHPSKIDRVKALGADLVVDFTQTPDFSEAVKEFTNKKGVDVILDHVGAKYLAPNMNSLAYAGRLVIIGVISGIKAELNLALMMVKRQQIIGSVLRSRPVKDKGEIVAEFTRTALPKFADRTIVPIIEKVFPMDQVVEAHRMMEEDKHFGKIVLKIS, from the coding sequence ATGAAAGCAGTACTGCTCGACGGCTTCGGCGGGCTTGATGTTCTCAAGGTAGGGGAGGCGGAGAGGCCGAAACCGGCGGAAGGGCAGGTGCTCGTCAAAGTGGTGGCCACCTCCGTCAATCGTCCCGACCTCGTTCAGCGGGAGGGAAAGTATCCGCCTCCGCCGGGTGATTCGGAAATTCTCGGCCTGGAAGTTTCGGGCACCATCGAGGAACTGGGTCCGGGCGTCACCGGCTGGCAGGTGGGCGACCGGGTCATGTCCCTGGTCGGAGGGGGCGGCTACGCGGAGTACGCGGTGGCCTACGCGAGCCACCTCATGCGGATTCCCGAAAGCATGAGCTTCGAAGAGGCGGCCTGCGTCTGCGAGTCCTACATTACGGCATTCCTGAACGTCTTCATGATCGGCGGGCTCAAGGACAATAACAGCGTCATCCTCCACGGCGGCGGCGGCGGGGTGAACACTGCCGGCATCCAGCTCTGCAAGGCCCTGGTTCCCAACACGAAGATCGTCGCTACCGCCCATCCGTCAAAGATCGACCGGGTCAAGGCCCTGGGGGCTGATCTGGTCGTCGACTTCACCCAGACTCCCGACTTCTCCGAGGCGGTGAAGGAGTTCACCAACAAGAAGGGGGTCGACGTGATCCTCGATCACGTGGGCGCCAAGTACCTGGCCCCCAACATGAATTCACTGGCCTACGCCGGGCGGCTCGTCATCATTGGCGTCATCAGCGGCATCAAGGCTGAGCTCAACCTGGCCCTGATGATGGTGAAGCGGCAACAAATCATCGGCTCCGTGCTCCGCTCTCGCCCCGTTAAGGACAAGGGGGAGATCGTGGCCGAGTTCACCAGGACGGCGCTGCCGAAGTTCGCCGACCGGACCATCGTGCCGATCATCGAGAAGGTCTTCCCCATGGATCAGGTGGTTGAAGCCCACCGGATGATGGAAGAAGACAAGCACTTCGGGAAGATCGTGCTGAAGATCAGCTAA
- a CDS encoding DUF456 domain-containing protein — MTTALWLLAAVLILIGIAGTLLPALPGIPLVFGGLVLAAWIDGFSRVGWLPLLVLGLLTVASFAIDPYASGKGARRYGASRHAVIGASIGAVVGVFFGLPGLVAGPFLGASLGELLARGDLERAGRAGFGAWQGFVIGTVLKVALALAMVAFFLAAYLF; from the coding sequence GTGACCACCGCCCTCTGGCTTCTCGCCGCTGTCCTCATCCTGATCGGTATTGCCGGGACGCTTCTGCCGGCACTGCCGGGCATTCCCCTTGTTTTCGGCGGGCTGGTCCTTGCCGCCTGGATCGACGGTTTCAGCCGGGTCGGGTGGCTGCCGCTTCTGGTCCTGGGGCTCCTCACGGTTGCGTCGTTCGCCATTGATCCCTACGCGAGCGGCAAGGGCGCCCGGCGGTACGGTGCCAGCCGCCACGCCGTGATTGGCGCATCCATCGGTGCCGTGGTCGGAGTTTTTTTCGGCCTGCCGGGGCTTGTGGCCGGCCCGTTTCTGGGGGCGTCCCTGGGTGAGCTGCTGGCCCGGGGCGACCTGGAGCGTGCCGGCCGTGCCGGTTTCGGGGCCTGGCAGGGATTCGTGATCGGAACGGTGCTGAAGGTCGCACTGGCCCTGGCCATGGTGGCGTTTTTCCTTGCGGCATATCTCTTCTGA
- a CDS encoding roadblock/LC7 domain-containing protein yields the protein MREILTQLNAVPGVVGSFVCGGGGELMVHAFPPLFDESIVRQASAAVADRNSGVRAAAGSFDLLDFRYNDGRIVVKPLSEAFLLLLCTKAINLQVLNISLNVAKGKLDALIAAAGQVFAAPASVQASAAKAVDGVLTLPACHIADSTVGSSFEQLGMGALNQTTAQQISNFYKAGAVKKLKLTSTASGISAIFPFMVVNENDAAYDGKIILCRAIEKKLKVGPGDHLTVEIP from the coding sequence ATGCGCGAGATTCTTACTCAGCTGAATGCGGTTCCGGGGGTTGTCGGCAGCTTTGTCTGCGGCGGCGGCGGGGAACTCATGGTTCACGCCTTTCCCCCACTGTTCGATGAGTCCATTGTCAGGCAGGCATCCGCCGCTGTTGCGGATCGTAACAGCGGCGTCCGGGCCGCAGCCGGCTCCTTCGACCTGCTCGACTTCCGGTACAATGACGGGCGTATCGTCGTCAAGCCCCTGAGCGAGGCATTTCTGCTCCTGCTCTGTACCAAGGCCATCAACCTCCAGGTGCTCAACATCTCCCTGAATGTGGCCAAGGGAAAGCTTGACGCGCTCATTGCCGCAGCCGGTCAAGTCTTCGCGGCACCGGCGTCCGTGCAGGCATCCGCGGCCAAGGCCGTCGACGGCGTTCTGACCCTGCCGGCCTGCCACATTGCCGACTCCACGGTGGGGAGCTCCTTCGAGCAGTTGGGCATGGGAGCTCTCAACCAGACCACAGCCCAGCAGATCAGCAACTTCTACAAAGCGGGCGCGGTCAAGAAGCTTAAGCTCACCAGCACCGCCAGCGGCATCTCGGCGATCTTCCCCTTCATGGTGGTCAATGAGAACGATGCGGCCTACGATGGCAAAATCATCCTCTGCAGGGCCATCGAAAAGAAGCTCAAGGTCGGGCCCGGCGACCACCTGACGGTCGAAATTCCCTGA
- a CDS encoding DUF4388 domain-containing protein — translation MMAEALQRENPSGFEGSVAGLPLTDVIQLKGQNRFSGCIAVEYRERQGMIFFRDGDIIHAEQGKLMGEMALYEIIRWPGGRFNIQPKVTTTSRTIQQSISFLLLEAHRLMDEEQAAVRADEGTRREEAAAPAAVQNRMSAVAERIVRIAGVSYAVLMKKDGTPLEDDSFEAEVLSAKGMSLAGIGSRLGELFGLDEVKSAAVHARGKQILLFEAKNHYVSIAVRGDSSLAHVENEIRSTFAGRK, via the coding sequence ATGATGGCTGAAGCTCTGCAACGGGAAAATCCGAGTGGTTTTGAAGGGTCCGTCGCTGGTCTCCCCCTGACGGATGTCATCCAGCTCAAGGGGCAAAACCGGTTTTCCGGCTGTATTGCCGTGGAATATCGGGAACGGCAGGGGATGATCTTCTTCCGTGACGGTGACATCATCCACGCCGAGCAGGGAAAATTGATGGGGGAGATGGCTCTCTACGAGATCATCCGCTGGCCGGGAGGGCGGTTCAACATCCAGCCGAAGGTGACCACCACGAGCCGCACCATCCAGCAGAGCATCAGCTTCCTGCTGTTGGAGGCCCACCGCCTGATGGATGAGGAGCAGGCCGCAGTGCGCGCCGATGAAGGGACACGTCGAGAGGAGGCGGCGGCTCCGGCTGCCGTGCAAAACCGTATGAGCGCTGTCGCGGAACGCATCGTTAGAATAGCGGGTGTTTCCTATGCGGTTTTGATGAAAAAGGACGGAACCCCCCTGGAGGATGACAGTTTCGAGGCCGAAGTACTCTCCGCCAAAGGGATGAGCCTTGCGGGTATAGGCTCCCGTCTGGGAGAGTTGTTCGGCTTGGACGAGGTAAAGTCGGCGGCGGTCCACGCCCGCGGCAAGCAGATCCTTCTGTTCGAAGCAAAAAATCACTACGTTTCCATCGCAGTTCGCGGCGACAGCTCCCTGGCCCACGTGGAAAACGAAATCCGCTCCACGTTTGCCGGCCGCAAGTAG
- a CDS encoding cytochrome c — protein sequence MKRLIALAGLVTLTLAGCGGGSNAGNASSPVATSAHTPIWVTYHRFPTTESFSNNGAEALNQCKVCHGTNLLGAAEGAGAPACLSCHVVDPVPYPERCYSCHGSDPVKPFFSWYSTMRSTRNGMPIDPAFVQRVRNGSLRHLKHDAVPPAEMENPDACLRCHAPQTEFPDRPLPEIHHKLVFTVRDITGDGIPELVDCTSCHVYTIDPELNIPIRAVRDCVLCHPTIVR from the coding sequence ATGAAGAGGCTCATCGCACTTGCGGGACTCGTTACGCTCACCCTTGCCGGTTGCGGCGGCGGGTCCAATGCCGGCAACGCGTCCTCTCCCGTTGCCACGTCGGCCCATACCCCCATCTGGGTGACCTATCACCGCTTTCCGACCACCGAGAGCTTTTCAAACAATGGGGCCGAGGCCCTCAACCAGTGCAAGGTCTGTCACGGAACCAACCTGCTCGGTGCTGCAGAAGGGGCGGGTGCGCCGGCATGCCTGAGCTGCCACGTTGTCGACCCGGTACCGTACCCTGAGCGCTGCTATTCCTGCCACGGCAGCGACCCGGTCAAGCCCTTCTTTTCCTGGTATTCCACAATGCGCTCCACGCGCAATGGCATGCCGATCGATCCTGCGTTCGTTCAGCGGGTGCGTAACGGCAGCCTCCGTCACCTGAAGCACGACGCCGTCCCTCCCGCCGAGATGGAGAACCCCGATGCGTGCCTGCGGTGCCACGCTCCGCAGACGGAGTTTCCGGACCGCCCCCTGCCCGAAATCCACCACAAGCTGGTATTCACTGTTCGCGATATCACCGGCGACGGCATTCCGGAACTCGTGGACTGCACTTCGTGCCACGTGTACACCATCGATCCGGAACTGAATATCCCGATCCGGGCGGTACGCGACTGCGTTCTCTGTCATCCGACAATCGTTCGTTGA
- a CDS encoding cytochrome c, translating to MNRRTVCMAAGCMLLALVVSCAQQARYRLPVKHPPIFELGERREFCTKCHGYRKEPVDFERYNHTPLFTDSHRMVAYQNQNICAICHEQSFCNDCHASRTELKPSEKSPTETYRRMQHRGDYLSRHRIDGRLDPSSCFRCHGNPRAAATCRPCHG from the coding sequence ATGAATCGTAGAACCGTTTGCATGGCGGCGGGGTGCATGCTTCTCGCCCTTGTTGTTTCTTGTGCGCAACAGGCGCGCTATCGGCTGCCCGTCAAGCATCCGCCGATTTTCGAACTGGGCGAGCGGCGGGAATTCTGCACCAAGTGTCACGGCTACCGGAAGGAGCCGGTGGACTTTGAGCGCTACAATCACACCCCGTTGTTCACCGATTCGCACCGGATGGTTGCGTATCAGAATCAGAACATCTGCGCCATTTGCCACGAGCAGAGCTTCTGCAACGATTGCCATGCGAGCCGGACCGAACTCAAACCGTCGGAGAAGAGCCCGACGGAGACCTATCGCAGGATGCAGCACCGGGGAGACTACCTTTCCCGCCACCGGATAGACGGACGGCTCGACCCATCCTCCTGCTTCCGCTGCCACGGTAATCCCCGGGCAGCCGCCACCTGTCGGCCGTGCCATGGTTAA
- a CDS encoding cytochrome C, producing MATVTIEKQPELFAADPTPLTVTQCGQCHPSAFQDIKKDGGRHTFTCQGCHKSFHSFNPRKNNWDQIMPKCADCHSTPSVPHVQVFTQCSECHTNPHSIVRMPMTKKLQDSCAVCHAGPPAELKQFPSKHASLACSACHTGHGVIPSCNMCHKPHYEGQEFKTCASECHPVHKPKQINYSKEVGARTCGACHDKVYAVWTGTPSRHGKVNCAACHSKHGYIPQCGDCHGLPHTKQLHDRFPKCLTCHQDAHNPPVRQR from the coding sequence GTGGCAACGGTCACAATCGAGAAGCAGCCGGAACTTTTCGCGGCCGACCCGACCCCCCTTACGGTCACCCAGTGCGGCCAGTGCCATCCCTCCGCGTTTCAGGACATCAAGAAGGACGGCGGCCGGCATACCTTCACCTGTCAAGGCTGTCACAAGTCCTTCCACAGCTTCAATCCGCGGAAGAACAACTGGGATCAGATAATGCCCAAGTGCGCCGATTGTCACTCAACGCCGTCGGTGCCCCACGTGCAGGTCTTTACCCAGTGCTCCGAATGCCATACGAATCCGCACTCCATTGTCCGGATGCCCATGACGAAGAAGCTCCAGGACTCCTGTGCAGTCTGTCATGCGGGACCGCCGGCCGAACTGAAGCAGTTCCCGAGCAAGCACGCCAGCCTTGCCTGCTCCGCATGTCATACGGGGCACGGGGTGATTCCGTCTTGCAACATGTGCCACAAGCCCCACTACGAAGGGCAGGAGTTCAAGACCTGCGCCAGCGAATGCCACCCGGTCCACAAGCCGAAGCAGATCAACTATTCCAAGGAGGTGGGAGCGCGGACCTGCGGTGCCTGCCACGACAAGGTGTACGCCGTCTGGACGGGAACGCCGAGTCGCCACGGCAAGGTCAACTGCGCTGCCTGCCACTCCAAGCACGGCTACATTCCCCAGTGCGGCGATTGCCACGGCCTGCCGCACACCAAGCAGCTCCACGACCGTTTCCCCAAGTGCCTGACCTGCCATCAGGACGCCCATAATCCGCCGGTTCGTCAGCGCTGA
- a CDS encoding SDR family oxidoreductase: MERFFIVGCGDIGKKVARIALADGAGVAALIRSPEKAESLREMGVTALEANLDERDSLAGMPTRGAVVFYFAPPPGGGVTDPRVRAFCDAIAPGEEPRKIVYLSTSGVYGDCGGDVVTEETPPNPQTSRARRRYDAETVFRQWGAERGVPVVILRVTGIYGPGRLPLQQLTSGQPVLEESLAPFTNRIHSEDLARICLAAAEHGEDGDIFNVSDGHPTTMTAYFDACADALGLPRPRRVTLEEARRVMTPLMFSYVTESRKMDNRLMREKLHVTLLYPTMQEGVRSSVA; the protein is encoded by the coding sequence ATGGAACGTTTCTTCATCGTCGGGTGTGGCGATATCGGGAAAAAGGTGGCAAGGATCGCCCTGGCAGACGGTGCCGGGGTCGCGGCCCTGATCCGGTCCCCGGAGAAGGCGGAATCCCTCCGCGAAATGGGGGTGACAGCCCTGGAGGCGAACCTCGATGAGCGGGATTCCCTGGCAGGGATGCCCACCCGCGGCGCCGTGGTGTTCTACTTTGCTCCCCCCCCGGGCGGGGGGGTCACCGATCCCCGCGTGCGCGCCTTCTGCGACGCCATTGCTCCCGGTGAGGAGCCGCGGAAGATCGTTTACCTGAGCACCAGTGGCGTGTACGGCGATTGCGGCGGCGACGTCGTTACCGAAGAAACCCCGCCCAATCCCCAGACCTCGCGGGCGCGCCGCCGCTACGATGCGGAAACGGTTTTCCGCCAGTGGGGGGCCGAGCGGGGCGTCCCGGTGGTCATCCTCCGCGTTACCGGGATCTACGGGCCGGGCCGGCTTCCCCTCCAGCAGCTCACCAGCGGCCAGCCGGTGCTTGAGGAAAGCCTGGCTCCCTTTACCAACCGCATCCATTCGGAAGATCTGGCCCGCATCTGCCTCGCCGCTGCGGAACACGGCGAAGACGGGGACATCTTCAATGTGAGCGATGGTCACCCCACCACCATGACCGCCTATTTCGACGCATGCGCCGACGCTCTGGGCCTGCCGCGGCCGCGCCGGGTGACCCTTGAGGAAGCCCGTCGGGTCATGACGCCGCTGATGTTTTCGTACGTGACCGAATCGCGAAAAATGGACAATCGCCTGATGCGCGAGAAACTGCACGTGACCCTGCTCTATCCGACCATGCAGGAGGGGGTGCGCAGTTCTGTTGCGTAG
- a CDS encoding YqhA family protein produces MKNRLIESTRYIILIAVIGSFAAAVTLIAYGGILAFRTITETLASGYVSSKGMKSLVLSFIEVVDTFLLGTVLYIISLALYELFIDDTVPVPQWLTIHNLDDLKYKLVGVVVVVIGVLFLGQVMTWDGQRDLLGYGVAASLVIAALTYFLSLKKK; encoded by the coding sequence ATGAAAAACCGCCTGATCGAGTCGACCCGTTACATTATCCTCATTGCCGTGATCGGTTCCTTTGCCGCCGCCGTCACCCTCATCGCCTACGGCGGGATTCTCGCCTTTCGCACGATCACCGAAACCCTGGCCTCCGGCTACGTGAGCAGCAAGGGAATGAAATCCCTTGTGCTGTCGTTCATCGAGGTGGTCGACACCTTTCTCCTTGGCACCGTTCTCTATATTATTTCCCTTGCCCTCTACGAACTCTTCATCGACGACACGGTCCCGGTCCCCCAATGGCTTACGATTCACAACCTGGACGACCTCAAATACAAGCTGGTGGGGGTCGTGGTGGTGGTCATCGGGGTGCTCTTCCTCGGCCAGGTGATGACCTGGGACGGCCAGCGGGATCTCCTCGGCTACGGTGTGGCGGCCTCCCTGGTTATCGCGGCCCTCACGTATTTTCTCAGTCTGAAGAAAAAATAG
- a CDS encoding transporter substrate-binding domain-containing protein: MVIAPTPRFRAGGWLIGLFFVLFLNVSLALAAGDSLVVGMELAYPPFEMTDTTGKPTGVSVDLATELGKALGKKIVIQNMAFDGLIPALKTGKIDLIISSMTANAERGKSIDFSDPYLNTGLCLLVKKESPAKGIGDLDQPGRSVAVKKGTTGHAWASKNLKKARVLVLDKEAAAVLEVVQGKADAFIYDQMSTYQNWQKNRATTRAILEPFQKESWAVGIRKGNDDLRKKVNAFLADFRKKGGFETLGDKYLKEQKEAFKKLGYPFYL, encoded by the coding sequence ATGGTTATCGCACCCACACCCCGCTTCAGGGCGGGGGGATGGCTTATTGGACTCTTCTTTGTCCTGTTCCTGAACGTGTCCCTTGCCCTCGCCGCGGGTGACTCGCTTGTCGTCGGCATGGAACTGGCCTATCCGCCGTTCGAGATGACCGACACGACCGGCAAGCCCACCGGCGTGAGCGTCGACCTTGCCACGGAGCTCGGCAAGGCCCTGGGCAAGAAGATCGTGATCCAGAACATGGCCTTCGACGGTCTGATCCCTGCCCTGAAAACCGGCAAGATCGACCTCATCATCTCATCCATGACCGCCAATGCGGAGCGGGGCAAGTCCATCGACTTCTCCGACCCCTACCTGAACACGGGGCTCTGCCTCCTGGTCAAGAAGGAATCGCCGGCAAAGGGCATCGGCGACCTGGACCAGCCGGGCCGCAGCGTCGCGGTCAAAAAGGGGACCACGGGCCACGCCTGGGCCAGCAAGAACCTGAAGAAAGCCAGGGTACTCGTCCTCGACAAAGAAGCCGCGGCCGTCCTCGAAGTGGTGCAGGGCAAAGCCGACGCCTTCATCTACGACCAGATGTCCACCTACCAGAACTGGCAGAAGAACCGGGCCACCACCCGCGCCATCCTGGAGCCGTTCCAGAAGGAATCGTGGGCGGTGGGCATCCGCAAGGGCAACGATGACCTGAGAAAGAAAGTGAACGCCTTCCTGGCCGATTTCCGCAAGAAAGGCGGCTTCGAGACGCTTGGCGACAAGTACCTCAAGGAGCAGAAGGAAGCGTTCAAGAAACTGGGCTATCCCTTCTATCTCTAG
- a CDS encoding amino acid ABC transporter permease → MNLLFAPNDCREGGAVPLPARIVGILIAFLLVTLIFAYAFHSLQYHWGWESVYAYRQKFVNGWLMTLAISAAALLLSLAIGLCTALTQRSRLLPLRYLGRIYVETIRGTPLLVQILVFFYVVADAFGVGDRYLVGVITLSLFAGAYISEMIRAGIESVGDSQMESARAIGLTRAQIYRYVVFPQAFRQTLPPLAGQFASIVKDSSLLSIIAVSEFTLNAQEVNAFTYSTLESYLPLAIGYLAITLPISLLSRRLEKKFRYAT, encoded by the coding sequence ATGAACCTCCTCTTCGCACCCAATGACTGCCGGGAGGGAGGCGCCGTCCCCCTCCCGGCCCGCATCGTCGGCATCCTTATCGCCTTTCTCCTGGTGACGCTCATCTTTGCCTACGCCTTCCATTCCCTCCAGTACCACTGGGGGTGGGAGTCGGTCTACGCCTACCGGCAGAAATTCGTCAACGGCTGGCTCATGACCCTCGCCATCTCGGCGGCGGCGCTGCTTCTCTCGCTCGCGATCGGTCTCTGCACGGCCTTGACCCAGCGGAGCCGGTTGCTGCCGCTACGCTACCTGGGCCGGATCTACGTGGAGACGATCCGGGGAACGCCGCTGCTGGTGCAGATCCTGGTGTTCTTCTATGTGGTGGCCGACGCCTTCGGCGTGGGCGACCGCTACCTGGTGGGAGTGATCACCCTGTCGCTCTTTGCCGGCGCCTACATCTCCGAGATGATCCGGGCCGGCATCGAAAGCGTGGGCGACTCCCAGATGGAATCGGCCCGGGCCATCGGCCTCACTCGTGCCCAGATCTACCGGTACGTGGTCTTTCCCCAGGCGTTCCGCCAGACCCTCCCCCCCCTGGCGGGACAGTTCGCCTCCATCGTCAAGGACTCGTCGCTCCTTTCCATCATCGCCGTGAGCGAATTCACCCTCAACGCCCAGGAGGTGAACGCCTTCACCTACAGCACCCTGGAAAGCTACCTTCCCCTGGCCATCGGCTACCTGGCCATCACCCTGCCCATCTCGCTCCTCTCGCGCCGGCTCGAGAAGAAGTTCCGTTATGCAACTTAG
- a CDS encoding amino acid ABC transporter ATP-binding protein: MQLRLTGITKRFGSQTALAGLSLDMAEFKALAVIGPSGGGKTTLLRVIGGLTAPDGGELEIDGERIGFDEESLLAHRRRIGTVFQAYNLFPHLSALENITLPLTRVHGIPQAEARDQALALLERFQLAPHTAKRPAELSGGQQQRVAIARAMAIRPRFLLLDEPTSALDPEMTAEVLDIIMELRSEGRDIIMATHHMGFARSVADRCLFVCDGVAAEEGPAAELFENPRSDKLRNFLAKVLKY; encoded by the coding sequence ATGCAACTTAGACTGACGGGGATAACTAAGCGGTTCGGGAGCCAGACCGCCCTGGCCGGCCTGTCGCTGGACATGGCCGAGTTCAAGGCCCTGGCGGTGATCGGCCCCTCCGGCGGGGGCAAAACGACGCTGCTGCGGGTCATCGGTGGGCTCACCGCCCCGGACGGGGGAGAGTTGGAGATCGACGGCGAGCGGATCGGGTTCGACGAGGAGAGCCTCCTGGCCCACCGGCGGAGGATCGGCACGGTGTTCCAGGCCTACAACCTTTTCCCCCACCTCTCGGCCCTGGAGAACATCACCCTCCCCCTGACAAGGGTGCACGGCATCCCGCAGGCCGAGGCAAGGGACCAAGCCCTGGCGCTCCTGGAACGCTTCCAGCTCGCCCCCCATACGGCCAAGAGGCCGGCCGAGCTCTCGGGCGGACAGCAACAGCGAGTAGCCATTGCCCGAGCCATGGCCATCCGGCCCCGGTTTCTCCTGCTGGACGAGCCCACCTCCGCCCTGGATCCGGAAATGACCGCCGAGGTGCTGGACATCATCATGGAGTTGCGCAGCGAAGGCCGCGACATCATCATGGCCACCCATCACATGGGCTTTGCCCGGAGCGTGGCGGACCGCTGCCTCTTTGTCTGCGACGGGGTGGCCGCCGAGGAGGGACCCGCGGCGGAGTTGTTCGAAAATCCCCGGAGCGACAAGCTGCGGAACTTCCTGGCCAAAGTCCTCAAGTACTGA
- a CDS encoding methyl-accepting chemotaxis protein, whose translation MSLLLNLYLHLKIRTRIILLCVCYSFCIIVAVIAGRLFSTSQAIVSTSVFVILGILFSWLLFWTVNDALTRIMGYLAGITRGDLTETIAPKRNNEISDIIRSIGELQSTMREIISRISQTSQEVALASRQLQANADQIASGTENVASQANTVAVASEEMAATSSDIADNCLSAADNSTRASTTARSGSEVVRRTTDCMERIADKVKGAARTVEGLGSRSDQIGQIIETIQDIADQTNLLALNAAIEAARAGEQGRGFAVVADEVRALAERTTRATREISQMIKSVQTETKEAISAIDEGVAEVEKGTEYSGESARSLDQILQQISDVTQQINQIATAAEQQTSTTAEISNNIQQITAVVDQTAQGATETAGAAATLSRQSEELQRLVGQFKL comes from the coding sequence ATGTCGTTGTTACTGAACCTCTACCTTCACCTGAAAATCCGAACGCGGATCATTCTGCTGTGCGTCTGTTACAGCTTCTGCATCATAGTCGCCGTCATTGCGGGGCGTCTGTTCTCGACGTCGCAGGCCATCGTGTCCACGTCAGTTTTCGTGATCCTCGGCATTCTGTTCAGCTGGCTGCTCTTCTGGACGGTCAACGATGCGCTCACGCGGATCATGGGCTATCTGGCCGGGATAACCAGGGGAGATCTGACGGAAACGATCGCTCCCAAGCGCAATAACGAGATCAGCGACATCATCCGCTCAATCGGCGAACTCCAGTCAACCATGCGCGAGATCATCTCCCGGATATCGCAGACATCGCAGGAGGTTGCGCTGGCATCGCGGCAGCTTCAGGCCAACGCCGACCAGATCGCCTCGGGAACGGAGAATGTGGCATCCCAGGCCAACACGGTTGCCGTTGCCAGCGAAGAGATGGCCGCCACCTCCAGCGACATAGCCGACAACTGCCTGAGCGCGGCGGACAACTCGACCCGTGCCAGCACTACCGCCCGTTCGGGCTCCGAGGTGGTTCGCCGGACAACGGATTGCATGGAGCGCATCGCCGACAAGGTCAAAGGCGCGGCCAGGACCGTCGAGGGGTTGGGTTCCCGCTCTGACCAGATCGGCCAGATCATCGAAACCATCCAGGACATTGCCGATCAGACGAACCTGCTGGCCCTGAATGCCGCAATCGAGGCCGCCCGGGCGGGAGAACAGGGCCGCGGCTTCGCTGTCGTGGCCGACGAAGTCCGTGCCCTGGCGGAGCGCACAACCCGCGCAACCCGCGAAATCAGCCAAATGATCAAGTCCGTTCAGACCGAGACGAAAGAGGCCATTTCAGCGATCGACGAAGGAGTGGCCGAAGTGGAGAAGGGAACCGAGTACTCGGGCGAGTCAGCCAGGTCCCTGGATCAGATCCTCCAGCAGATCAGCGACGTAACCCAGCAGATCAACCAGATAGCGACCGCAGCCGAACAACAGACCAGCACCACCGCAGAGATATCCAACAACATCCAGCAGATAACCGCCGTGGTTGACCAGACCGCCCAGGGGGCGACGGAAACTGCCGGGGCGGCAGCCACCCTTTCCAGGCAGTCGGAGGAGCTCCAGCGCCTGGTCGGCCAATTCAAGCTGTGA